The sequence ATCGAGAAAAGTTTAACGTTATCTTTATATCATTTACAATACGAAAGCAAAATTATTACAATACGaaagcaaaattttatttatccTTCTGTGTTTTAACTCAACAAATTGAAATCTAACGCGTTGATCATACGCAATAGTTTgttattaaaaactaatttcaacCAAATTCTCACAACATCAACTGTACTATTCTCGCGTACTCAATAATCTCTCGTCTTGCAAGAAGAGGTGAGTTTGTCAAACAAAAAGACGGGAACAGGTTTTCCTCGGGTTTCCCTTTATCGCCTGCGTTTTGTAGATTCACGATCTCTAACCTTTTTAACCTTCTTCACCGTCGGCATCACCTACAACATTATTTTCGTGCCGttgtagtttttatttttcttaaaagttaTAAATCTTCCTTATCATATGTATAATCaacatttaataattttatcaaTGTTTGAAATATAGCTTTTGGTATTCTGAGTtgagttttctgaaagaaaaagaaaaagtgctCAGTCAGAAAATATAACATGTAGTGTGTATGTATTCTTTGAGCAATTGTCGAGTGTCTTACAATAAAAGTACTATCATATTCCGCTACGATTTCGGAatccctgaaaaataaagagaacatattttttctagcAGATCAAAATGAACGGAGAATGGAAATCAGCTCTCCGATTGCAAATCGAGGCACTCGCCAAAAGAAACGAATTGCACCGTAAATCATCAGTTGACGAGATTAAGAAGCGAACGGTAGATATGGACAAGCGAATTGTCAAACTTCGAGAACTTGTTGGTTCAAGTGCTAATGACGCTGCCCTATTTTATTTGGAGTGTGTATGCCATGCAGACGAAACAGAACGTCTTTTAAACCGAGgaagttcagtgggaaaagagaagaaatggaaaaaggtGAAGCGAAAAACAAGCTCATCAGTAGCTCCGCCATTATCCCGAACAATATCGTCCCTTCCAGGTGTGGTGAGTGTGAATttaatctctgaaaaatgaacattggTGTAGGACGTTCAAGAGTTTTGTCAGAAATTGTAACAAGAAACGtccgacatttttttcaaattgagagtaaattgttttaaatgtgGCCGATGGCGTCCATGTTAATTTAAGTTTCAATATAAAGCATACTCAgcttaagttaaaaaatttagatttctcctacatttttttcacgatAGATGCCGATTAAACGCCTCACAAGACAAGGTGATTTCAGTTACGTTGACAAAACGATCAGAAAAAACTTGGACAATATGATAACCTGTCATTTGAAAAACGGAATTATAAATAAGTTAActcttcattcaaattttcagtcatctCCTGATGTTATTCAAACTATTGATGTATCAGCCCTTGAAGACCAAACGCCTCAACGTCCGCACTGGTGGGACCAATTTCAATTGTACAGACGAACAGACTTACTTCGGTTTTCCAAGCAAAATGATCGACGGGAGCTGTGGAGAACGCAGAAAGATTTCTTCCTCTCTTGCCTTGGATTCATGGTTGGAGTCGGGCACACTATGCGGTTTCCAGCAAAAGTCTATCAGCATGGTGGAGGCGTTTTCTTTATCCCGTACCTGTTTTcgctaatattttttggtcttCCATTAGTATTTTTGCACTTATCATTAGGTCAGTATACTGGACAGGCAGCTAATACAGCGTTTCAGAGATTGATGCCAATTGGATCAGGTAAATCAGATATGAGTGCAAAACTTATCAATCGTAAAGATATTCAGGAGTTGGTTGGGCTTTGGTTGTGATTGCAATTCCGGTAGCGGTTTATTACAATATTATTGTGGCTTGGGCAATTCACTACTtttttcaatcggcaaaaggACTTTTGTTGGGAGACGAACTACCATGGGAAACTTGTAGAGACGGTGAGCtgtttaaaactcaaaataatcATAACTGGAATGATCCAAATATAGAATGGCAACTAGACAACCGTTGCTGTAACTTGCACAACTTGCATAGCTGCTTCAATTCTACAAACTCTATCACTGCACCAGaagcattttttcagtgagtttttggaaaatgaagtacatatgtttattttctatttttattttttgttgacaaaaagctattttttaaaaaacgtttaaatctttgcaattatttttgcgTTCAGTTCCGAAGTTCTTTCATTATCAACATTTGGGGATTTTGCGTTGGGCCCCCTACAATCTCACTTGGTGCTATCCTTAGCTGCTGCGTGGCTTTTGGtcttttttggagtgtttaaGGGTCTTGGATCAATTGCTCAAACTATGAACGTAACTGCTACTGTGCCATATTTACTGgtttgttgtaatttttttcagcttttaacGAAAATATTTCCAGTTGTCTATTCTATTACTGCGTGGAATTAGTCTGCCCGGAGCCAACAAGGGGCTTACATTTTTATTCACTGTCGATAGTACTAAACTTTGGAAATGGCAAATTTGGAAGTCAGCTGCTGAGCAAGTGTTCTATGAGCTAGGAATAGATGCGGGTCCACTCATTTCAATGGCGGCGTTTTCTAGGTATCGGAATAATATATACCGAGACTCGGTGCTTTTGGTAATTATGTTAGTGAACACTATCAGACGATGACAGAAAAAACATGGTAAGGTTTTAGGGATGCACTGACTTCTTGCCTCTCTGGAATGGTCATCTTTTCATTTGTTGGATTCATTGCAAGCGAGTCAAACAGCAATGTAAATGATGTTTTAAGTAAGTTTATCTGTTCCATATCAACTATGTCATTATTTCACTTTCAGAGCACGACCCTCTCTACCTGTCATTTACAGTTTACCCGGGTGTCACATCATTCATGTATTGGGGAGGTCTCTGGGCAACGttgttttttggaatgttgGTTTTAGCAGCAATTGATGCAGAATTTGCATGGTTGGTTCATACCTTCATATCAAGttcattgtttttatttttacaggcTTGAAATGATAGCATCTGCATTTATGAATCACTTCTCCATGAAAAACAAAGCAGTGGAAAACAGGCTTTTGGCATTTCTTTGCTTAGCAGGGTTTTTTCTTGGTTTACCGTTGTGTGCTCAAGTAAGTGTAGTAAATTCTATactatttttctatcaaaaaattcagggtgggatttttgtatttcatgCAATTGAAAATCTTAACGCTAACTGGAACTCGTTCTCCCTAGCGTTACTCTCAGTGGCTATTGTATGTTATGTGTACGGGATCGACAACTATTTGACGGATATTTCTGCAATGCTGCGAGTTCCAAGAATTCAGATATCAAAGGCGACAAGATTGAAAGtaagattttggaaaaaaatagaacacTACGTAttaccaacaaaaatttgaaattgttttacacataacaatataaattaaacgttttccaggaaaaactAATATATTTCTTCGGACCTGGTGGAATATATATAAAGTTTTCACTTTGCTTCATTTGCCCTGTTATCTTGACAGTTCTCCTTGTTGCTTCAGTTTTAGGATACCAGAGAATCTCATTTGCTGGGCGACCAATTCCGATTGACTATGAAATTGTTGCTTGGATTGTTATGATTGGACCATTACTTGTTGTACCTTTGGTTGCATTCATGCAAATACGGCAGATCCGAAACGAaggaaaacttttgaaatctcTTTTTGACACTTCCGAGTGGAGAGAAAGCCAAGACGACTCCCTTGAGCCAAAAGATCTTTATATGCGACAAAGTGGTAAATTTGAGAGCCCACCGAATAGGCGAAGAACACCAACAATTTTCACTCATCGAGAAAACACTTATATGTACATTGATTCACGTGGACCAACAGTGAGATCACGTGTCTTCCCACTTGGAGCTTCTCTAGATCCGTATGGATGGAAGGCGGGAAGACTCAGAGATCGTCAGCAACAAATTGAAGAGACCGCTTCGAATTACTCAGAGGAAGATTCAGCGACGACAAATTCGTTCATGGCGTCAACTGTGAAACACAATGATGACATGGAGTTAACCCTATTTGGTTCGCCACCTGCAATATTAGGAGATGACGAGAAAATAATGACAACCAGATTTTCGGAATCGATGCCTGTAAACTATAAATGTCGTAATGTTGAAGTGCCAAGAATACCAAACAAGCTACCACAAAATATGGAAAGGATGGCTCGTAAAACACGCAAGAAGCGAAGTGTAAGTGAATataagatattttcaaaaacatgaattaTTATGTTGACAGAGCattattgtttaattttttgttagtaGTAGTATATGAAAAGCGTTTGCCGAAAACCTAAATTACAAAATGTTTTACCTCAAACTTTTAGATATAGATTCTGCCAAATGATTACTTCGAAGCAGTAattaaaaaagtcattttgcaataacttttttaaaatcaaacacTTATTAACAAAAAGCAACTGAAGAATTGTTGACCcagtatttttttcttgatttaaaACTGCtgatcattttaaaaattgtatcaaaTAATCTGAAAGGAGATGtttacaactttattcaatAGATTTTCATGAGAACGTATAGgtttgattttatttgattttttatgtgaagcttttgaaaaaaattaaattaatagttcgttttctttcagatcatttcaatttgttcaaaCCATCTttatatcaaaataaatttcagagccCATCGGCATCCGATCCACCCGTCCCGACAAGTCCACTCCCTCCACCGCCCAAATTACAACACTGCCGATCTGAGCCCCCAATGATGAACAGCAAAGAGTCACACTCTCCTGAAATCATCACACCAGGTGATGATTCACCGTCAATTTCTAACTCATCTGACGACTCATCCGATGACTGCTTTCGTAGAGCTACAGTCATCCGACGGAAAACCTCCGACGACGACGCATTCACTCATTTCTCTACAGCAACCGCTGAATCAATTTCCATTACACCCTTGGACTTTCCCAGACAGCGCTCTTTGAGTTCAGTGGCAATTTATGACCAGGAGCAGAAGAATGGCAGGTCGAAAGTGTTATCACAGTTAAAGCGGCCGAAACCAATTGATATGCcgccaaaataaattttgttgcaatttgtgaaataaaagattgttgattttgaatataaacatcaaatattgaaatgagaacaaagtgatttttcaaagaaaattcgCCAAATTAGAGTACATATATTGTAATATGAAAAGTCTGTTTCCACTTTATAAATGTCTAAGTGCAAAAGAATAATGATAAttctataaacatttttcctgcaattttctcaattgttATTCAAAAGAATGTTGGAAGAGTTGAAAGAGGAAAAGATCACAGTTTCTGCATCTTCTTCTCACAGTATTTAAAACAGTTTCCGTTAAGAACTTGAACTAATTCCGGACTTAATatcaaaattctgcaaatcCTCCAAGATGATTTTCTAAATCTTTGCGTTGATCCTGCAAGCACTataaaatacgttttttttttcaaatttatttccacAGAAAAAACCATACGATACGATAACTCCTTTTCTGATTAATACTGTTTTAATCCCCTTGTAATGTGCGAAACTGTACATTTTGTCCTTTTCAGGCATTAGCAGGCGATACATGAAGTGCCTGTACAAATCGAACATATTAAACCAACATACGCACTTTGTTGGAGCCGATAGTGATGATAAAACGGCAGAAACCAAAACGGTTGATAACGCGGCAACATTTGCCTTTGTGACCGGCTTCAAGCATGTCGCAGGCAATTCCTCTAGTAACTATCGGTAAGTTTCAACCTTAATTTTATATTGTCCTTGCAAGACATATTTTTCAGCGGCAGTGGTAATAGCCGTTGGTATCGCTATTGGATCATTGGTCCTCAACATTATTATCCTCGGCAATGTGAACACTCTCACAACCACCGTTAACAATAACCCAGTCTATCATTACACCCCAGCTCCACAAGTAAACTCAACTCCTGGTACGGTTAACACTTCTCCATCTTACACACAAGCTGCCAATTATTTGCTGAATGGACTTGATGACACCGTTGATCCATGCCAAGATTTTTACGCTTTCACGTGTAATAAGGTGAGTTGAATTTATAAAGAAATTGAGTTGGTACATAGTTTATTATTAATTATCactattttgaattaaaaaaatctatttaacTTTGTATTTGTAGTCGATTTTGAGGTGTTCGTAAGTTAGAACTTTGGAAtaagaatatttaaattattcaacGATTATCAAGGTCCAATAACTTTTAGTTCCTTCAAAACACCGATCTCCAAAAACTCGGCCGATCTCGTCTAGGAACCTATGATCAAGCTCAAGTCGACGTCTACTCTGAAATTGTTGCCGC comes from Caenorhabditis elegans chromosome X and encodes:
- the snf-12 gene encoding Sodium-dependent transporter snf-12 (Confirmed by transcript evidence), whose protein sequence is MNGEWKSALRLQIEALAKRNELHRKSSVDEIKKRTVDMDKRIVKLRELVGSSANDAALFYLECVCHADETERLLNRGSSVGKEKKWKKVKRKTSSSVAPPLSRTISSLPGVSSPDVIQTIDVSALEDQTPQRPHWWDQFQLYRRTDLLRFSKQNDRRELWRTQKDFFLSCLGFMVGVGHTMRFPAKVYQHGGGVFFIPYLFSLIFFGLPLVFLHLSLGQYTGQAANTAFQRLMPIGSGVGWALVVIAIPVAVYYNIIVAWAIHYFFQSAKGLLLGDELPWETCRDEWQLDNRCCNLHNLHSCFNSTNSITAPEAFFHSEVLSLSTFGDFALGPLQSHLVLSLAAAWLLVFFGVFKGLGSIAQTMNVTATVPYLLLSILLLRGISLPGANKGLTFLFTVDSTKLWKWQIWKSAAEQVFYELGIDAGPLISMAAFSRYRNNIYRDSVLLVIMDALTSCLSGMVIFSFVGFIASESNSNVNDVLKHDPLYLSFTVYPGVTSFMYWGGLWATLFFGMLVLAAIDAEFAWLEMIASAFMNHFSMKNKAVENRLLAFLCLAGFFLGLPLCAQGGIFVFHAIENLNANWNSFSLALLSVAIVCYVYGIDNYLTDISAMLRVPRIQISKATRLKEKLIYFFGPGGIYIKFSLCFICPVILTVLLVASVLGYQRISFAGRPIPIDYEIVAWIVMIGPLLVVPLVAFMQIRQIRNEGKLLKSLFDTSEWRESQDDSLEPKDLYMRQSGKFESPPNRRRTPTIFTHRENTYMYIDSRGPTVRSRVFPLGASLDPYGWKAGRLRDRQQQIEETASNYSEEDSATTNSFMASTVKHNDDMELTLFGSPPAILGDDEKIMTTRFSESMPVNYKCRNVEVPRIPNKLPQNMERMARKTRKKRSSPSASDPPVPTSPLPPPPKLQHCRSEPPMMNSKESHSPEIITPGDDSPSISNSSDDSSDDCFRRATVIRRKTSDDDAFTHFSTATAESISITPLDFPRQRSLSSVAIYDQEQKNGRSKVLSQLKRPKPIDMPPK